The Ectothiorhodospiraceae bacterium BW-2 nucleotide sequence AGATCGACCGAGACGGTGCGGCTGGCCCCGCCAGCAATCGCATGTAGGGTGGCGCTGGCAGTGTAGGCAAATAGGTTTAAAAAGTGGCACTGTTTAGCGTGCGCGGCAATCCAGAGCCGTAGTGGGCGGTGGTCGAGAAAGAGGCCGGTATCGAGATAGTCGTGGCAGTTAATGGCGAGGGTAACCTGCCCTTCCGTCACCAGTTCTATCTGCTGCTGCCGATTGTGGCGCTGGTATTGGGCGTTGCCCTTCTGTCGTTGGCGGGTCTTAAGGTGCAGCTCATCTGGGGCAAACTGCTCTTGGATGAGTTGTAGCGCCTGCTGTCGTCGCTCTGCGGCTACTTCGGGGGGGATATCTTTCGGCGCTTGATACTCTTGCAGCACTAGGAGGGTTTTACCGCTCTGGCTCTGGTAGCGATCTAAGGCAAAGGCAAAGTCGGGGAGATCGGCATCGTAGAGCCGATAGCACTCTATTTGGCGCCGTTTGGCCCACTTTTGCAGATGTTTGTGCCGTTTTTGCAGTCGGTTACTCAAGGGAATCACCGCATCGGGCAGGGGGGTTGCTGCGGGGAGGTGGTGGTAGATAGTGCACTCTAACGCACCATTGTTAACTTTAAGAGGGGCGGCATCGTGGCCTTGACAGGCGTGGTAGAGCGTTTCATCGCTGGTTATGAGTGCGAGGTGGTAGTGGCGATAGTGGCTCTGCATGAGTTCGCCTAAGCGTCGATAGAGTGGGGTTAACTCGGCCCCCCTACCGAGCCGCTCCCCGTAGGGGGGGTTGGTGATGACCAGTCCGCTCTCTGTTGTTGGGGCGGGAGGGGGGTGGTGGAGATCGTGGTTTTGAAACCGAATCGACTCCCCCAAACCGGCTCTTTGGCTGTTGTGTTGTGCTAGCTCAATGAGAGCTAGATCGCTATCGTAGCCGTAGAGCGGATAGCGTAGTTCACTACGGCACGCTTCGGCCTGCTGCCGTAGCTGTTGCCATAGGTCAGGTTGGTGCCGTTTCCAGCGTTCAACGCCAAATTGGGGACGCAGTAGGCCTGGGGCGGTGTGGGTTGCCATGAGTGCCGCTTCAATCACTAGCGTGCCAGAGCCGCAGAGCGGATCGATGAGTGAGCCACCGGCGGCGTAAATCTCAGGCCAGCCGGCGTGCATTAGCATGGCTGCGGCGAGATTCTCTTTAATCGGAGCGTCACCGGCCTGCGTGCGGTAACCGCGACGATGTAGTGCTTCCCCGCTAAGATCGATGGAGATCTTTACCTTATCAGGCAGTAGGAGTAGCTGTAGCCGCAGATCGGGGTGGTCGGTATCGATATCGGGTCGTTCGCCGAACTGTGCCTTCAGGCGGTCAACAATCGCATCTTTAACTGTCAGTGCGGCAAAGTGGCTGTGGCGAAAGTGATCGTTCTGACCGCGAGTATCGATAGCTAACGAACCGGAGGAGTCAAGGTGGCGCTCCCAGCGAATCGCCCTGACCGCCTGATAGAGCTCAGTGGCTGAGGTGGCCGGCAGGGTCTCTAGCGGTAACAGAATACGGCTGGCGATACGGCTATGGAGCAGGGCGCGATAGACGCCGTCGAGTTCGGCATCGAAACTGACACCGCTCTGGGCGCGGCGGTGGATGGTCAGTTTTAGCTGCTGTAGCTCTTGCTGTAACAGGGGCACGAGAGCGGGAGAGGTGGTGGCAAAGAGTCGCATAGTGGGTCTAACAGAGTGAATAAAGGGGCTATTCTACTCTGAAAAAGGGGGGGAGAGTTGATCTGGTGTTAACTTAATCTGTTGCGGGAGGGGGAATCTTACTGTGGTCGGAACCGAACCTCTGCTATGATAGCGGGCTGAAAGTTAATTGGACGGTGGTGAGTGGTACGCTATCTCTTCTCAACAATATTGCTGTTATTGCTGGCTTGGCGGGTCGAGGCCGAAGATCCGGCGACGCGAATGATGGAGCTAATGCTTGATATGATGGAGCTCTTCTCTGGGGTCGATATTGATCGCTATGATGAGTGGCGTGATCGCGTTGGCGATGGGCGCTCTCTCCCCTATCGCTCTTTGAGTGAGTGGGGGAGTATGGTGCCAGGGGGAGGCTACTCGCCGTTAGGCTTTAACTCGGTTTTCAATGGCTTTAGCCTCTCTAATCCGGCGATGGTGCCGTTAGGTTTAGGGGGAGGGCTGCCCGCCTTCTCTCATTGGGATAGCCTGCTGGAGGAGCCGAAGCGCTTTATGAGCTGGCGCGATGAGCTGCGGCGTGAGCCGTCACGCTATAGAGAGGGCAGAAGAGAGGGCAGAGACGATAGAGACAGCTATCGTGATCGTCGTGATCTGGATGAGCGAGAGCCGCGCTATAGCGAGGGGCGAGGCGGTTTTGCCCGCGAGGTGGCTCCCTATTCGGGTTACGAGGGGTTGGATGGTGTCTGGCTCTCCCCGTCGGGGGAGCGCTGGCTGGTGCAGCAGAATCAGTTTATCCTCTATCACGGTTCGGGGGGGGGGAGTGAGGGGGTGTTTCGGGTGCGGGATGATAAAATTATCGCCCAAGTGGTAGGGAGCAGTCGTCCGGTCATTTTTCAGTTTCGACAGATGGATGATCTACTACTGCTCCGCTCTGATGGCGGCCAGATCATGCTGCTGCAGCGGGGCTACGCCAATCTGGACAGAAAGCTCTATTAATAATAACAGGCGCAGAGGTGGGTGATGGAACTGGAGAATGAGGAGATCGTGGCGCTGCACCAGCAGCTCTATGAGCTGCGACAGCAGCATCGAGATCTGGATGAAGCTATCTATAGCCTATCGCACTCAAGCCGTGCTGATCAGCTACAGCTAGTACGGTTTAAAAAACGCAAGCTGCAACTAAAAGAGCAGATTCAACGGCTTGAAGATAGATTGATTCCCGATCTTAATGCCTGATTCGACTCCAGTCTGGCTACAGCCCCTCCACTCCGATAGCTGGCAGCGCTGGGTGGAGGCGAAACTGGCGGCCTATCCGCGCTCAATGGCGCAGCTAGTGGTCGATATCGCAACACCGCAGGCGATCTCGCCAGAGGAGCATCAGCAGCTAGCCATGCGAATTAGCAGCTGTAATATGGCCATCTACTGTCTGCCTACGCCAGAGATTGCGACTAAAGAGAGTTTGCGAGCGATTGCGGCCCACTTTGGTCTGCTAGGACTCGATAGTAACTATCTGGCCGATGAGGATGGGATTAGTGCGATAGAGGTGGCGGCAGGAGAGTTGAAACCGAACTATATTCCCTATACTAATCGGGCGATTCATTGGCACTGTGATGGCTACTACAATCGTCCGGGGGAACAGATTCAGGCGATGGTGCTGCAGTGCGTGCGCAGTGCTGCTGCGGGGGGGGAGAGCGGATTACTGGATCATGAGTTAGTGTGGCTGCTACTGCGTCAGCAGAGCCCTGAGGCGGCGCTTACCCTAATGGAGCCCGATATTTTGACCATCCCCGCTGGCAAAGATGGCGCGGGGGCAGAGCGCGGTGCCTCTGTCGGCCCGCTCTTTTCGATAACCGCTGAGGGGCGACTCCATATGCGCTACAGCGCCCGTAAGCGCCATATCGAGTGGCGTCAGGATAGGGCCGCAGTGGCGGCTAGGGCGCTGTTAGAGCAGACGCTCGCTGAGTGTGACTATGTGCTAACCGGTCGTCTGGAGCCGGGCATGGGGCTTATCTGCAATAATGTGCTGCATCGTCGCGCTGCCTTTGAGGAGCCTAGGCAGGGGGCGGGGCGGCTCCTATACCGTGCCCGCTATCATCGGCCGTTACGCCTCTAGTGAGAGACTCGGTTGGTATCCGTTTGGAAACTTGCCATTGAGTAGATATTGCAGCGTGTCGTGTACCGAATAGATCTGGTTTCCGAACGGTAATGGCTCGGAGCCGCGAAAAAATAGCCCCTTATCGATATTGCCTAGCACTGCATGTTGCAGTTGGGTATCGATGCAAAATTGACCTGCATCGCCATTCCCATCTTTTAAGCCGCAGTGGCTGAGGCACTCGAACCAGACGGCGCACTTGCTCTTATCGGGGTTCGCTCGGGCACGCACTTTTGACTCTCGCTCCAGATACTTCTTCAGCCAAGGGGTCAATACCGCCCGCGCCGGTAGGCCAGCGGTACTCATAAAGGTCACAATATCTTCTGGTTTGGCATTTAGCAGAATCTGTTTAAAGTTGATATGGGCATCTCCCTCTTGGGTGACCGCAAAGGGGGTGCCGATCTGTACCCCACTCGCCCCCATGC carries:
- the rlmL gene encoding bifunctional 23S rRNA (guanine(2069)-N(7))-methyltransferase RlmK/23S rRNA (guanine(2445)-N(2))-methyltransferase RlmL — its product is MRLFATTSPALVPLLQQELQQLKLTIHRRAQSGVSFDAELDGVYRALLHSRIASRILLPLETLPATSATELYQAVRAIRWERHLDSSGSLAIDTRGQNDHFRHSHFAALTVKDAIVDRLKAQFGERPDIDTDHPDLRLQLLLLPDKVKISIDLSGEALHRRGYRTQAGDAPIKENLAAAMLMHAGWPEIYAAGGSLIDPLCGSGTLVIEAALMATHTAPGLLRPQFGVERWKRHQPDLWQQLRQQAEACRSELRYPLYGYDSDLALIELAQHNSQRAGLGESIRFQNHDLHHPPPAPTTESGLVITNPPYGERLGRGAELTPLYRRLGELMQSHYRHYHLALITSDETLYHACQGHDAAPLKVNNGALECTIYHHLPAATPLPDAVIPLSNRLQKRHKHLQKWAKRRQIECYRLYDADLPDFAFALDRYQSQSGKTLLVLQEYQAPKDIPPEVAAERRQQALQLIQEQFAPDELHLKTRQRQKGNAQYQRHNRQQQIELVTEGQVTLAINCHDYLDTGLFLDHRPLRLWIAAHAKQCHFLNLFAYTASATLHAIAGGASRTVSVDLSPTYLEWARDNFRLNRWRESAEHQLIEADVMQWLQRPWPKAEFDLIFVDPPTFSNSKRTREHFDIQTHHTQLLQQAMQRLRANGVLLFSTNFRKFRFDSALTEQFICEEITARTIDEDFRQRPPHRCWELRHRLKGRE
- a CDS encoding DUF465 domain-containing protein, whose protein sequence is MELENEEIVALHQQLYELRQQHRDLDEAIYSLSHSSRADQLQLVRFKKRKLQLKEQIQRLEDRLIPDLNA
- a CDS encoding taurine catabolism dioxygenase TauD gives rise to the protein MPDSTPVWLQPLHSDSWQRWVEAKLAAYPRSMAQLVVDIATPQAISPEEHQQLAMRISSCNMAIYCLPTPEIATKESLRAIAAHFGLLGLDSNYLADEDGISAIEVAAGELKPNYIPYTNRAIHWHCDGYYNRPGEQIQAMVLQCVRSAAAGGESGLLDHELVWLLLRQQSPEAALTLMEPDILTIPAGKDGAGAERGASVGPLFSITAEGRLHMRYSARKRHIEWRQDRAAVAARALLEQTLAECDYVLTGRLEPGMGLICNNVLHRRAAFEEPRQGAGRLLYRARYHRPLRL